A genomic window from Silene latifolia isolate original U9 population chromosome Y, ASM4854445v1, whole genome shotgun sequence includes:
- the LOC141633341 gene encoding growth-regulating factor 1-like isoform X2: MEFGLVGIDGSGLVKRERSDPFENESNKMGKWVDDYGLRSEDKQQMLSFSSTDKPELVSFLSAKDLRLVSDRDDSSFYYHQTPSSTPSTFNNYSRTSPGIRGPFTPAQWIELEHQAMIYKYFTANVPVPSNLLIPIRKAIQSAGFPGFSIGSYPSHSYGWGSFHLGFSGSTDPEPGRCRRTDGKKWRCSRDAVPDQKYCERHINRGRHRSRKPVEGHTGQAASGATTTKVLPPMSSSMSSLVTSGAGVPNGDAISQHHVKGLQPAGTTNPSTDPITKRVKDQQGLSVMPSTINLDSKDSQYSIPKQHMSFDETSMSDFGVVSNDSFLNPTQKSSYLDCKSYNSLMEFNNQQTQDQSSVRHFMEKWPKAQSHRSAAPWSKDLKSDWAQLSMSIPMSTDFSSSSSSPNQGKVTLSPLKLSRELDPSQVGLGAGTGEWGNSMGGPLGEVLLNNASNAIDKGERWDGSPQFGASPTGVLYKSTFVSVSNSSSVGSPTGASSKTLEGVSVIVS, encoded by the exons ATGGAGTTTGGGTTAGTGGGTATAGATGGATCTGGGTTAGTCAAACGAGAAAGATCCGACCCGTTTGAAAATGAATCTAACAAAATGGGTAAATGGGTTGATGATTATGGGTTGAGATCTGAAGATAAACAGCAAATGTTGAGCTTTTCTTCAACAGATAAACCTGAATTAGTTAGCTTTCTTTCTGCTAAAGACTTGAGATTAGTTTCTGATAGAGATGATTCTTCCTTTTATTATCACCAAACTCCTTCTTCTACTCCTTCAACCTTTAACAACTACTCCAGAACTTCCCCTG GGATCAGAGGACCTTTTACACCAGCTCAATGGATAGAGTTGGAACATCAGGCTATGATTTATAAGTACTTCACTGCCAATGTTCCTGTTCCTTCTAATTTACTTATTCCAATCCGAAAAGCGATTCAATCTGCCGGGTTTCCTGGCTTCTCTATTGGATCTTATCCTTCCCATTCAT ATGGATGGGGGTCTTTCCATCTAGGATTCTCCGGCAGCACTGATCCTGAGCCTGGAAGGTGTCGTCGTACTGATGGAAAGAAATGGCGTTGCTCGAGGGATGCTGTTCCTGACCAAAAATATTGTGAAAGACATATTAACAGGGGCCGCCATCGTTCAAGAAAGCCTGTGGAAGGCCACACTGGCCAAGCTGCCTCTGGAGCTACCACCACAAAGGTGTTGCCACCGATGTCTAGTTCCATGTCATCGTTGGTAACATCAGGTGCTGGGGTTCCCAATGGCGATGCTATCTCCCAACACCATGTCAAGGGTTTACAACCCGCTGGTACCACCAACCCTTCTACTGACCCAATCACTAAACG TGTAAAAGATCAGCAGGGCCTCTCAGTGATGCCTTCAACCATCAATCTGGATTCAAAGGACTCTCAATATTCCATCCCGAAACAACATATGTCATTTGACGAAACATCGATGTCAGATTTCGGGGTTGTCTCTAATGATTCTTTCCTCAATCCTACACAGAAAAGTTCATATTTGGACTGTAAAAGTTACAATTCTTTAATGGAGTTCAACAACCAACAAACCCAAGATCAGTCTTCAGTCCGGCATTTTATGGAAAAATGGCCCAAAGCTCAGTCGCACCGTTCAGCCGCTCCCTGGTCCAAAGACCTGAAATCAGATTGGGCTCAGCTCTCAATGTCGATTCCAATGTCAACTGAtttctcatcatcctcatcatcacccAATCAAGGCAAAGTTACACTTTCACCATTAAAGCTGTCTCGTGAGCTCGATCCTTCCCAAGTTGGTTTGGGGGCTGGGACGGGTGAGTGGGGAAACTCAATGGGTGGTCCTTTGGGGGAAGTTCTACTGAATAATGCAAGTAACGCCATAGATAAGGGTGAAAGATGGGATGGAAGTCCTCAGTTCGGGGCTTCTCCAACAGGCGTTCTTTATAAATCTACCTTTGTTTCGGTTTCAAACAGTAGTTCGGTCGGAAGCCCGACGGGTGCATCCTCGAAGACCCTTGAGGGTGTAAGTGTTATTGTCTCATAG
- the LOC141633341 gene encoding growth-regulating factor 1-like isoform X1, translating to MEFGLVGIDGSGLVKRERSDPFENESNKMGKWVDDYGLRSEDKQQMLSFSSTDKPELVSFLSAKDLRLVSDRDDSSFYYHQTPSSTPSTFNNYSRTSPGFGTGNMNGGMHVSFTGIRGPFTPAQWIELEHQAMIYKYFTANVPVPSNLLIPIRKAIQSAGFPGFSIGSYPSHSYGWGSFHLGFSGSTDPEPGRCRRTDGKKWRCSRDAVPDQKYCERHINRGRHRSRKPVEGHTGQAASGATTTKVLPPMSSSMSSLVTSGAGVPNGDAISQHHVKGLQPAGTTNPSTDPITKRVKDQQGLSVMPSTINLDSKDSQYSIPKQHMSFDETSMSDFGVVSNDSFLNPTQKSSYLDCKSYNSLMEFNNQQTQDQSSVRHFMEKWPKAQSHRSAAPWSKDLKSDWAQLSMSIPMSTDFSSSSSSPNQGKVTLSPLKLSRELDPSQVGLGAGTGEWGNSMGGPLGEVLLNNASNAIDKGERWDGSPQFGASPTGVLYKSTFVSVSNSSSVGSPTGASSKTLEGVSVIVS from the exons ATGGAGTTTGGGTTAGTGGGTATAGATGGATCTGGGTTAGTCAAACGAGAAAGATCCGACCCGTTTGAAAATGAATCTAACAAAATGGGTAAATGGGTTGATGATTATGGGTTGAGATCTGAAGATAAACAGCAAATGTTGAGCTTTTCTTCAACAGATAAACCTGAATTAGTTAGCTTTCTTTCTGCTAAAGACTTGAGATTAGTTTCTGATAGAGATGATTCTTCCTTTTATTATCACCAAACTCCTTCTTCTACTCCTTCAACCTTTAACAACTACTCCAGAACTTCCCCTG GCTTTGGTACTGGAAACATGAATGGGGGAATGCATGTGTCTTTTACAGGGATCAGAGGACCTTTTACACCAGCTCAATGGATAGAGTTGGAACATCAGGCTATGATTTATAAGTACTTCACTGCCAATGTTCCTGTTCCTTCTAATTTACTTATTCCAATCCGAAAAGCGATTCAATCTGCCGGGTTTCCTGGCTTCTCTATTGGATCTTATCCTTCCCATTCAT ATGGATGGGGGTCTTTCCATCTAGGATTCTCCGGCAGCACTGATCCTGAGCCTGGAAGGTGTCGTCGTACTGATGGAAAGAAATGGCGTTGCTCGAGGGATGCTGTTCCTGACCAAAAATATTGTGAAAGACATATTAACAGGGGCCGCCATCGTTCAAGAAAGCCTGTGGAAGGCCACACTGGCCAAGCTGCCTCTGGAGCTACCACCACAAAGGTGTTGCCACCGATGTCTAGTTCCATGTCATCGTTGGTAACATCAGGTGCTGGGGTTCCCAATGGCGATGCTATCTCCCAACACCATGTCAAGGGTTTACAACCCGCTGGTACCACCAACCCTTCTACTGACCCAATCACTAAACG TGTAAAAGATCAGCAGGGCCTCTCAGTGATGCCTTCAACCATCAATCTGGATTCAAAGGACTCTCAATATTCCATCCCGAAACAACATATGTCATTTGACGAAACATCGATGTCAGATTTCGGGGTTGTCTCTAATGATTCTTTCCTCAATCCTACACAGAAAAGTTCATATTTGGACTGTAAAAGTTACAATTCTTTAATGGAGTTCAACAACCAACAAACCCAAGATCAGTCTTCAGTCCGGCATTTTATGGAAAAATGGCCCAAAGCTCAGTCGCACCGTTCAGCCGCTCCCTGGTCCAAAGACCTGAAATCAGATTGGGCTCAGCTCTCAATGTCGATTCCAATGTCAACTGAtttctcatcatcctcatcatcacccAATCAAGGCAAAGTTACACTTTCACCATTAAAGCTGTCTCGTGAGCTCGATCCTTCCCAAGTTGGTTTGGGGGCTGGGACGGGTGAGTGGGGAAACTCAATGGGTGGTCCTTTGGGGGAAGTTCTACTGAATAATGCAAGTAACGCCATAGATAAGGGTGAAAGATGGGATGGAAGTCCTCAGTTCGGGGCTTCTCCAACAGGCGTTCTTTATAAATCTACCTTTGTTTCGGTTTCAAACAGTAGTTCGGTCGGAAGCCCGACGGGTGCATCCTCGAAGACCCTTGAGGGTGTAAGTGTTATTGTCTCATAG